GGCGGTGGCGGGCGGCCCCGGCTCCCGGGCCTGGTCCCTCAGCTCCTCCTCGATCTCCTCCTCCAGCTGGATGAGCATGGGGGCCAGCACCCCGAACTTGGAGCCCCGCCGGGCCACCTCGAGCAGGCACAGCACGAAGTTCTTCTCGTTCTTGCGCAGGACCAGGTCTTCGGTCTCGAACATCAGCACCTCCGGGATGCCCAGCTCGCCGCGGCACCACGCGATGAAGTTGGACACGTTGTCTCGCGCCAGGAAGGAGCCGGGGGCCACCCCCTGGGCCTGGAACACCACCTCCCTGGCGGGCAGCCGCAGGCGGCCGGCGGCCTCGGGGTGGGCGGCCGCGAAGTCCCTGGCGATGCCGTTGACGTTGTTGGCGTGGCGGCACAGCACCGCCCCGCTCTCCAGCGCCTCCAGGAAGCCCCCGCCGCCCCCGGGTACCGCCAGCCCGTACAGGGCGTTCAGCCACTCGGCCAGGTCCTCCTTCATGGCGTCCAGGTACTCCTCGCTCGAGCGGAAGGGCCGGATGCTCTTGGACGCCGAGCACTGGATGTTGCTGGTCTCTTTCTCCGCCATGACTGGGCCGGGCCCTCACTGCTGGGAGACAGGGAGGCCGGTGAGCCCGGTGAGCCCAGGCTGGACAGAAGGCAGGGCCACCCCTTCTCCCCAGGAGCCCCCATGGGGAAGGCAGAAGCAGCAGGACTACTGGGGCTGGCCAGGGAGCCCCAGAGGGCCTGGGCGCAAGGGCcggcagagctgggaggggcccatggccttttttttataaaaaagaaactcGGGACCACGGAaatgactggtccaaggtcaccacaaagagcgtccAGCCAGGCTTTCCAGCTCCCGGGCCACCTTCCCAAGGTGCACCAGGAAGGGACCCAGGACCTGCCAGCCGTACCTCTCCAACCCCCACCGGTACCTGGGTGGGCTCCCCGCCTCAGGCCTCAGGTTTATCGATCGAACCTTTGGGGGCGGGGCCTAGGGAAGAAATAGACAAGGGCGGGGCTAGAACTGCTCCCAGAGCTGGAGGTGGGGGCGGGGGACGTCAGGCGGGAGGAGCCAGGATTCGCCCACCCCTGTCTCCAGGAGGGGGCCTTCTGGGAAGCGTCCAAGTctactta
The Gracilinanus agilis isolate LMUSP501 unplaced genomic scaffold, AgileGrace unplaced_scaffold18202, whole genome shotgun sequence genome window above contains:
- the GAS2L1 gene encoding GAS2-like protein 1, translating into MAEKETSNIQCSASKSIRPFRSSEEYLDAMKEDLAEWLNALYGLAVPGGGGGFLEALESGAVLCRHANNVNGIARDFAAAHPEAAGRLRLPAREVVFQAQGVAPGSFLARDNVSNFIAWCRGELGIPEVLMFETEDLVLRKNEKNFVLCLLEVARRGSKFGVLAPMLIQLEEEIEEELRDQAREPGPPATAGDRDRDRRPEPASAMGACPSRGPRMTLCDLRNLDELVREILGRCTCPDQFPMIKVSEGKYRVGDSSALIFVRVLRSHVMVRVGGGWDTLEHYLDKHDPCRCASVSHRLPQPRALPFSPQKVSPVPSPRASSPGAQRWPDAGGSGPGGERRGSRTEGLPA